Proteins encoded within one genomic window of Triticum aestivum cultivar Chinese Spring chromosome 2D, IWGSC CS RefSeq v2.1, whole genome shotgun sequence:
- the LOC123054203 gene encoding uncharacterized protein codes for MAGGSPSPSQAGATPNRLKRKASASSAVASSSTSLGADEAADEGDIEELEREVADLGRRILEHRRDAAARFIDATVSRLVALRPPACVEVPSESQPAAGGSHAEAEQNISEKLKMFKSKTEANIVAIPKVLDKMNKCIARMEKVQQLNVNIHPAFQRKR; via the exons ATGGCGGGGGGCTCGCCGTCGCCGAGCCAAGCCGGAGCAACGCCCAACCGCCTAAAGCGCAAGGCCTCTGCATCTTccgccgtcgcctcctcctccacctccttaggGGCGGACGAGGCGGCGGACGAGGGGGACATTGAGGAGCTGGAGAGGGAGGTGGCCGATCTGGGCCGCCGGATACTCGAGCACCGCCGTGACGCCGCCGCCCGCTTCATAGACGCCACAGTATCGCGCCTCGTCGCCCTCCGCCCGCCCGCCTGCGTAG AAGTTCCAAGTGAATCACAACCTGCCGCTGGGGGCTCGCACGCCGAAGCTGAACAAAATATAAGTGAAAAGCTAAAGATGTTCAAATCTAAGACCGAGGCAAATATCGTGGCAATTCCCAAGGTACTGGACAAAATGAACAAATGTATTGCTCGGATGGAGAAGGTTCAGCAATTGAATGTGAATATACATCCTGCTTTCCAAAGAAAACGGTAG